A genomic window from Triticum urartu cultivar G1812 chromosome 7, Tu2.1, whole genome shotgun sequence includes:
- the LOC125522705 gene encoding peroxidase P7-like, with product MASSTVWQCLVALSLFSSAAYGYGYGDGNSNNSGNGNGYGNGQLDPKFYEKSCPPLGFIVRVSMIKAVLRERRMGASLLRLFFHDCFVQGCDGSILLDDVPASNFTGEKTAFPNVNSVRGFDVIDDIKRNVEYVCPGVVSCADILALAAREGTVLLGGPSWAVPLGRRDSTTASLDGANSDLPGPTLNLTELIQSFANKSLSPRDLTALSGAHTIGFSQCVFFRDHIYNDTNIDPVFAAGLQRNCPAPAGSGDTNLTPLDAQTRFVFDNAYYPNLVARRGLLHSDQELFNGAAQDDLVRQYSADSALFFADFVAAMIKMGNITPLTGSAGEIRRNCRVVNNS from the exons ATGGCTTCGTCCACTGTCTGGCAGTGCCTTGTTGCTCTCTCCCTCTTCTCCTCCGCCGCCTACGGCTACGGCTACGGGGAtggcaacagcaacaacagcgGCAACGGCAACGGCTACGGTAACGGGCAGCTGGATCCCAAGTTCTATGAAAAGAGCTGCCCTCCTCTGGGGTTCATCGTGCGCGTGAGCATGATCAAGGCCGTCCTTAGGGAACGCCGCATGGGCGCCTccctcctccgcctcttcttccATGACTGCTTTGTTCAG GGTTGTGACGGATCTATCCTTCTGGACGACGTGCCGGCGAGTAACTTCACCGGCGAGAAGACCGCCTTCCCCAACGTCAATTCCGTCCGCGGCTTCGATGTCATCGACGATATCAAGAGGAATGTGGAGTACGTCTGCCCGGGCGTCGTGTCCTGTGCCGACATCCTCGCCTTGGCCGCACGGGAGGGCACAGTTCTG CTCGGCGGGCCAAGCTGGGCGGTGCCGCTGGGCCGGCGGGACTCGACGACGGCGAGCCTGGACGGGGCGAACAGCGACCTCCCGGGGCCGACGCTGAACCTGACCGAGCTCATCCAGTCGTTCGCCAACAAGAGCCTGAGCCCGCGCGACCTCACGGCGCTCTCCGGCGCGCACACCATCGGCTTCTCGCAGTGCGTCTTCTTCCGGGACCACATCTATAATGACACCAACATCGACCCCGTGTTCGCCGCCGGGCTACAGCGGAACTGCCCGGCCCCGGCGGGCTCCGGCGATACCAACCTGACGCCGCTCGACGCGCAGACGCGGTTCGTCTTCGACAACGCCTACTACCCCAACCTCGTGGCGCGGCGGGGCCTTCTGCACTCCGACCAGGAGCTCTTCAACGGCGCCGCCCAGGACGATCTGGTGCGACAGTACAGCGCCGACAGCGCGCTCTTCTTCGCCGACTTCGTGGCCGCGATGATCAAGATGGGGAACATCACCCCGCTCACGGGAAGCGCCGGCGAGATCAGGCGTAACTGCAGGGTCGTCAACAACAGCTGA
- the LOC125521694 gene encoding subtilisin-like protease SBT6.1 isoform X2: MPPPAMAAEKRRAAYAAFLPLLLLLALRALLPSSDPPARGGEETLASRYVVRFLEYRPADDHREYLEGGLPREAGPWRWVERRNPAAAHPTDFAVLEIRDAHRDAVFAAVRALGRVRDVHPDASHSRAALSADRPQRRGKRFTAMSFEEEGRGGDDDAVPSNNASSSSGGPRRKLQMRRPHVTSLFGAAQLWERGFTGRKVKMAIFDTGIRADHPHFRNIKISYTSWFLDAFNYAMATGMDVLNLSIGGPDYLDLPFVEKVWELTANNIIMVSAIGNDGPLYGTLNNPADQSDVIGVGGIDYNNHIASFSSRGMTTWELPHGYGRVKPDVVAYSRDIMGSKTSTGCKTLSGTSVASPVVAGAVCLLVSVIPEDKRKSILNPASMKQALVEGASKLVGPNIYEQGAGKPDLWQSYEILKNYQPRASVFPNMLDFTDCPYFWPFCRQPLYAGAMPVVFNATILNGMGVIGYVKDPPVWQPSEDVGNLLTVHFTYSDTIWPWTGYLALHMQVKDEGSQFSGIISGNVTLSIYSPAAEGESSPRSSTCVLYLKVRVVQTPVRSRRILWDQFHNIKYPSGYVPRDSLNVNNDILDWHGDHLHTNFHILFNMLRDAGYYVETLGSPLTCFDASNYGTLLMVDLEDEYFSEEIQKLRDDVVHKGLGLAVFAEWYHVDTMVKMTFFDENTRSWWSPLTGGANIPALNELLAPFGIAFGDKILSGDFSINGEQSHYASGTDIVQFPAGGFLHGFELQEDPKTAQNSSTPDTHNSQSQEKSKLSSILGMLEAGEGRIAVYGDSNCLDSSHMVTNCYWLLRKIVEFAGNGLRDPVLFSEATRLKFPVFENIQKPLRRPDVNFSMFSSVIGKELICHQDSRFEVWGTKGYGIQPTGTTRKLPEYQKNEVSSSPNRLIKSSYKRQDEAGLQKSILAPSANKFDDKRDYFGFISHEEVASQWMVPACFAVTTCILVYLSCRAQQRRRRPRKGSATGRLSSSV; encoded by the exons ATGCCGCCGCCCGCGATGGCGGCCGAGAAGAGGAGGGCCGCGTACGCGGCCTTCCTCCcgctgctcctcctcctcgcgctccgcgccctcctcccctcctccgaCCCCCCGGCCCGGGGCGGGGAGGAAACCCTAGCCAGCAGGTACGTGGTGCGGTTCCTCGAGTACCGCCCCGCCGACGACCACCGGGAGTACCTGGAGGGAGGCCTCCCCCGCGAGGCCGGGCCGTGGCGGTGGGTGGAGCGGCGGAACCCCGCGGCCGCGCACCCGACCGACTTCGCCGTGCTCGAGATCCGCGACGCGCACCGGGACGCCGTCTTCGCGGCCGTCCGCGCGCTCGGCCGCGTCCGGGACGTGCACCCCGACGCCAGCCACTCGCGGGCCGCCCTCTCGGCGGATCGGCCGCAGCGGCGGGGCAAGCGGTTCACCGCCATGTCGTTCGAGGAGGAGGGACGCGGCGGTGACGACGACGCGGTTCCCAGCAATAATGCTAGTTCCTCTTCTGGTGGTCCGAGGCGGAAGCTTCAAATGCGG AGACCACATGTGACATCTCTATTTGGAGCTGCACAACTATGGGAAAGAGGCTTCACTGGTAGGAAAGTCAAAATGGCCATTTTTGACACTGGTATTCGGGCAGATCACCCACATTTTCGCAATATTAAG ATATCCTACACATCATGGTTCTTGGATGCATTTAATTATGCGATGGCAACTGGTATGGATGTATTGAATTTGAGTATTGGCGGACCTGATTACCTGGATCTCCCCTTTGTGGAAAAG GTCTGGGAGCTCACAGCAAACAACATTATTATGGTATCAGCTATTGGAAATGATGGTCCTCTCTATGGCACATTAAATAACCCAGCAGACCAAAGCGATGTCATCGGCGTTGGTGGTATTGATTACAATAACCACATAGCTTCATTTTCCTCTAGAGGCATGACTACCTGGGAACTTCCCCATGG ATATGGCCGTGTAAAACCTGATGTTGTCGCATACAGTCGTGATATAATGGGTTCTAAGACCAGCACAGGCTGCAAGACTCTTTCAGGTACAAGTGTTGCAAGCCCGGTGGTTGCTGGAGCAGTAtgcttgcttgttagtgttataCCAGAAGACAAGCGGAAATCCATCCTTAATCCTGCCAGTATGAAACAGGCCCTTGTTGAGGGTGCTTCTAAGCTTGTGGGGCCGAATATATATGAGCAGGGTGCAGGCAAGCCTGATCT ATGGCAATCATATGAAATATTGAAAAATTACCAACCACGAGCAAGTGTATTTCCTAACATGCTTGACTTCACCGACTGTCCCTACTTCTGGCCTTTTTGTCGGCAACCTTTGTATGCTGGAGCCATGCCAGTAGTATTCAATGCTACAATTCTTAACGGGATGGGGGTGATTGGTTATGTTAAGGATCCACCTGTATGGCAGCCATCTGAAGATGTGGGCAATCTTCTCACTGTTCACTTCACCTACTCGGACACCATCTGGCCTTGGACAGGGTACCTTGCCCTGCACATGCAAGTTAAAGACGAAGGTTCTCAGTTTTCAGGCATAATTAGTGGCAATGTTACCCTGTCGATTTACAGCCCAGCTGCTGAGGGGGAAAGCAGCCCACGGAGTAGTACGTGTGTTCTTTACCTGAAGGTCAGGGTGGTTCAAACACCTGTTAGGTCAAGAAGAATACTGTGGGACCAATTTCATAACATCAAGTACCCATCTGGATATGTTCCGAGGGATTCACTTAATGTGAATAATGATATCCTTGATTGGCATGGTGACCACTTGCACACAAATTTTCACATACTGTTCAACATGCTGAGAGATGCAGGATACTATGTTGAGACCCTTGGGTCACCACTTACCTGCTTTGACGCTAGCAATTATGGTACACTGCTCATGGTTGATCTTGAGGACGAGTACTTCAGTGAAGAGATTCAGAAACTCAGGGATGATGTTGTACACAAGGGGCTCGGCCTTGCTGTTTTTGCTGAATGGTATCATGTTGATACCATGGTGAAGATGACATTCTTTGATGAAAATACCCGCAGTTGGTGGAGTCCGCTTACTGGTGGTGCAAATATTCCTGCGCTTAATGAACTTTTGGCCCCATTTGGCATTGCTTTTGGGGACAAaatattgagtggtgatttctCAATCAATGGTGAGCAGTCCCACTATGCTTCTGGGACTGATATAGTGCAATTCCCAGCAGGAGGTTTTTTGCATGGCTTCGAACTCCAGGAAGACCCCAAAACTGCACAGAATAGCTCAACTCCAGATACACATAACTCCCAGTCCCAGGAGAAGAGCAAG CTCTCCTCGATTCTTGGTATGCTTGAAGCAGGCGAAGGGCGAATTGCAGTATATGGGGATTCAAATTGTCTTGACAGTAGTCACATGGTAACAAACTGTTATTGGCTTTTGAGAAAAATTGTGGAGTTTGCTGGCAATGGACTCAGAGATCCTGTCCTTTTCTCAGAAGCAACTCGGTTAAAATTTCCAGTTTTTGAGAACATCCAGAAACCCTTGCGTAGACCCGATGTAAATTTTTCAATGTTTTCATCTGTCATTGGCAAGGAATTGATATGTCACCAGGATTCCCGATTTGAAGTTTGGGGTACGAAAGGTTATGGTATCCAACCAACAGGCACAACAAGAAAGCTGCCAGAATACCAAAAGAATGAAGTTTCTAGTAGTCCCAATCGATTAATAAAATCTTCTTACAAGAGACAAGATGAAGCTGGCTTGCAAAAATCCATTTTAGCACCGAGTGCTAATAAATTTGATGATAAAAGAGATTATTTTGGCTTTATCAGCCATGAAGAG GTCGCAAGCCAATGGATGGTACCTGCTTGCTTTGCTGTCACTACTT GCATTTTGGTGTACCTCAGTTGCAGAGCTCAACAAAGGCGCCGTCGACCAAGGAAAGGGTCCGCAACCGGTCGTCTGTCAAGTTCGGTATAA
- the LOC125521066 gene encoding protein disulfide isomerase-like 1-5: MRAMRLLAAAALLAALLAVSAAAGAAAKLDLDDVDDSEVLEALLAVDDEEEDATPPGAGGGGGAEAVRRTQSMVLVLDNDNAARAVRDHPELLLLGYAPWCERSAKLMPRFAEAAAALRAMGSAVAFAKLDGERFPKAASTVGVNGFPSVLLFVNGTEHAYTGLHTKDAIVTWVRKKTGTPVIRIESKDSAEELLKKGQTFALGLFKNYEGADHGEFVKAATAENEVQFVETSDRNVAKILFPGIASEEQFLGLVKSEPEKFEKFDGAFEEKEILQFVELNKFPLITVFTDLNSAKVYSSPIKLQVFTFAEAYDFEDLESIVQEVARGFKTKIMFIYVDTAEENLAKPFLTLYGLEGDKPTVTAFDTSKGTKYVLEADINTKNLKEFSLSLLDGTLPPYFRSEPVPQEKGLVEKVVGRTFDSSVLRSPHNVLLEAHAPWCVDCEAISKNIEKLAKHFSGLDNLKFARIDASVNEHPKLQVNNYPTLLLYPAEDKTNPIKLSKKLSLKDMARFIKEKLQISDVEIKEKLQTPNIETVAAADNVKDEL; this comes from the exons ATGAGGGCGATGCGGCTCCTCGCGGCGGCGGCGCTCCTCGCCGCGCTGCTCGCGGTGTCCGCGGCGGCAGGCGCGGCGGCGAAGCTCGATCTGGACGACGTGGACGACTCGGAGGTGCTGGAGGCGCTGCTGGCCgtggacgacgaggaggaggacgcgaCGCCGCCGGGCgcgggcgggggcgggggcgcgGAGGCGGTGCGGCGGACGCAGTCCATGGTGCTGGTGCTCGACAACGACAACGCGGCGCGCGCCGTGCGGGACCACCCGGAGCTGCTGCTCCTCGGCTACGCGCCCTGGTGCGAGCGCAGCGCCAAGCTCATGCCGCGCTTCGCCGAGGCCGCCGCGGCGCTGCGCGCCATGGGGAGCGCCGTCGCCTTCGCCAAGCTCGACGGGGAGCGGTTCCCCAAGGCCGCCTCCACCGTCGGGGTCAACGGCTTCCCCTCCGTGCTCCTCTTCGTCAACGGCACCGAGCACGCCTACACCGGCCTCCACACCAA GGACGCGATAGTTACTTGGGTTAGAAAGAAGACCGGCACGCCAGTAATTAGGATTGAGTCGAAGGATTCAGCTGAGGAACTTCTTAAGAAGGGCCAGACATTTGCTCTTGGCTTATTCAAGAATTACGAG GGAGCTGACCACGGAGAATTTGTGAAGGCAGCGACTGCTGAAAATGAGGTTCAATTTGTAGAAACCAGTGATAGGAATGTGGCCAAGATTCTTTTTCCAGGGATTGCATCTGAAGAACAATTCCTGGGCCTTGTGAAAAGCGAACCAGAGAAGTTTGAAAAGTTCG ATGGAGCATTTGAAGAAAAGGAGATATTGCAGTTTGTGGAGCTTAACAAGTTCCCACTAATTACTGTATTCACTGATTTAAACTCAGCTAAAGTCTATTCAAGCCCAATTAAGTTGCAG GTCTTCACCTTCGCAGAGGCTTATGATTTTGAAGATCTTGAATCTATTGTTCAAGAGGTGGCCAGAGGATTTAAGACAAAG ATAATGTTTATATATGTGGACACTGCTGAAGAAAACCTTGCAAAACCATTCCTGACTCTTTATGGCCTTGAAGGAGATAAACCTACT GTTACAGCATTTGATACGAGCAAAGGTACTAAATATGTGTTGGAGGCAGATATTAACACGAAGAACCTAAAG GAGTTCTCCTTAAGCCTTTTGGATGGTACACTCCCTCCATACTTCCGCTCAGAACCAGTACCACAAGAA AAGGGACTTGTTGAAAAGGTTGTTGGACGTACATTTGATTCTTCTGTCCTGCGAAGCCCTCACAATGTTCTCCTCGAG GCTCATGCACCTTGGTGTGTTGACTGTGAAGCCATCAGTAAAAACATTGAGAAGTTGGCCAAGCATTTCAGTGGTTTGGACAATCTTAAATTTGCACGCATTGATGCTTCGGTGAATGAACATCCAAAATTGCAG GTAAACAATTACCCCACACTCTTGCTTTATCCTGCTGAAGACAAGACCAACCCG ATCAAACTTTCAAAGAAATTAAGCCTGAAAGACATGGCGAGATTCATCAAGGAGAAGCTGCAGATTTCGGACGTCGAAATTAAGGAGAAGCTCCAAACTCCTAACATTGAAACAGTAGCTGCCGCTGACAATGTCAAGGATGAGCTATAG
- the LOC125521694 gene encoding subtilisin-like protease SBT6.1 isoform X1: MPPPAMAAEKRRAAYAAFLPLLLLLALRALLPSSDPPARGGEETLASRYVVRFLEYRPADDHREYLEGGLPREAGPWRWVERRNPAAAHPTDFAVLEIRDAHRDAVFAAVRALGRVRDVHPDASHSRAALSADRPQRRGKRFTAMSFEEEGRGGDDDAVPSNNASSSSGGPRRKLQMRRPHVTSLFGAAQLWERGFTGRKVKMAIFDTGIRADHPHFRNIKERTNWTNEDTLNDNLGHGTFVAGVIAGQDPECPGFAPNTEIYAFRVFTDAQISYTSWFLDAFNYAMATGMDVLNLSIGGPDYLDLPFVEKVWELTANNIIMVSAIGNDGPLYGTLNNPADQSDVIGVGGIDYNNHIASFSSRGMTTWELPHGYGRVKPDVVAYSRDIMGSKTSTGCKTLSGTSVASPVVAGAVCLLVSVIPEDKRKSILNPASMKQALVEGASKLVGPNIYEQGAGKPDLWQSYEILKNYQPRASVFPNMLDFTDCPYFWPFCRQPLYAGAMPVVFNATILNGMGVIGYVKDPPVWQPSEDVGNLLTVHFTYSDTIWPWTGYLALHMQVKDEGSQFSGIISGNVTLSIYSPAAEGESSPRSSTCVLYLKVRVVQTPVRSRRILWDQFHNIKYPSGYVPRDSLNVNNDILDWHGDHLHTNFHILFNMLRDAGYYVETLGSPLTCFDASNYGTLLMVDLEDEYFSEEIQKLRDDVVHKGLGLAVFAEWYHVDTMVKMTFFDENTRSWWSPLTGGANIPALNELLAPFGIAFGDKILSGDFSINGEQSHYASGTDIVQFPAGGFLHGFELQEDPKTAQNSSTPDTHNSQSQEKSKLSSILGMLEAGEGRIAVYGDSNCLDSSHMVTNCYWLLRKIVEFAGNGLRDPVLFSEATRLKFPVFENIQKPLRRPDVNFSMFSSVIGKELICHQDSRFEVWGTKGYGIQPTGTTRKLPEYQKNEVSSSPNRLIKSSYKRQDEAGLQKSILAPSANKFDDKRDYFGFISHEEVASQWMVPACFAVTTCILVYLSCRAQQRRRRPRKGSATGRLSSSV; the protein is encoded by the exons ATGCCGCCGCCCGCGATGGCGGCCGAGAAGAGGAGGGCCGCGTACGCGGCCTTCCTCCcgctgctcctcctcctcgcgctccgcgccctcctcccctcctccgaCCCCCCGGCCCGGGGCGGGGAGGAAACCCTAGCCAGCAGGTACGTGGTGCGGTTCCTCGAGTACCGCCCCGCCGACGACCACCGGGAGTACCTGGAGGGAGGCCTCCCCCGCGAGGCCGGGCCGTGGCGGTGGGTGGAGCGGCGGAACCCCGCGGCCGCGCACCCGACCGACTTCGCCGTGCTCGAGATCCGCGACGCGCACCGGGACGCCGTCTTCGCGGCCGTCCGCGCGCTCGGCCGCGTCCGGGACGTGCACCCCGACGCCAGCCACTCGCGGGCCGCCCTCTCGGCGGATCGGCCGCAGCGGCGGGGCAAGCGGTTCACCGCCATGTCGTTCGAGGAGGAGGGACGCGGCGGTGACGACGACGCGGTTCCCAGCAATAATGCTAGTTCCTCTTCTGGTGGTCCGAGGCGGAAGCTTCAAATGCGG AGACCACATGTGACATCTCTATTTGGAGCTGCACAACTATGGGAAAGAGGCTTCACTGGTAGGAAAGTCAAAATGGCCATTTTTGACACTGGTATTCGGGCAGATCACCCACATTTTCGCAATATTAAG GAGCGCACAAATTGGACAAATGAAGACACATTAAATGACAACCTTGGACATGGAACATTTGTAGCTGGAGTGATTGCTGGTCAAGATCCAGAATGTCCTGGATTTGCACCAAACACTGAGATATATGCATTTCGAGTATTCACAGATGCTCAG ATATCCTACACATCATGGTTCTTGGATGCATTTAATTATGCGATGGCAACTGGTATGGATGTATTGAATTTGAGTATTGGCGGACCTGATTACCTGGATCTCCCCTTTGTGGAAAAG GTCTGGGAGCTCACAGCAAACAACATTATTATGGTATCAGCTATTGGAAATGATGGTCCTCTCTATGGCACATTAAATAACCCAGCAGACCAAAGCGATGTCATCGGCGTTGGTGGTATTGATTACAATAACCACATAGCTTCATTTTCCTCTAGAGGCATGACTACCTGGGAACTTCCCCATGG ATATGGCCGTGTAAAACCTGATGTTGTCGCATACAGTCGTGATATAATGGGTTCTAAGACCAGCACAGGCTGCAAGACTCTTTCAGGTACAAGTGTTGCAAGCCCGGTGGTTGCTGGAGCAGTAtgcttgcttgttagtgttataCCAGAAGACAAGCGGAAATCCATCCTTAATCCTGCCAGTATGAAACAGGCCCTTGTTGAGGGTGCTTCTAAGCTTGTGGGGCCGAATATATATGAGCAGGGTGCAGGCAAGCCTGATCT ATGGCAATCATATGAAATATTGAAAAATTACCAACCACGAGCAAGTGTATTTCCTAACATGCTTGACTTCACCGACTGTCCCTACTTCTGGCCTTTTTGTCGGCAACCTTTGTATGCTGGAGCCATGCCAGTAGTATTCAATGCTACAATTCTTAACGGGATGGGGGTGATTGGTTATGTTAAGGATCCACCTGTATGGCAGCCATCTGAAGATGTGGGCAATCTTCTCACTGTTCACTTCACCTACTCGGACACCATCTGGCCTTGGACAGGGTACCTTGCCCTGCACATGCAAGTTAAAGACGAAGGTTCTCAGTTTTCAGGCATAATTAGTGGCAATGTTACCCTGTCGATTTACAGCCCAGCTGCTGAGGGGGAAAGCAGCCCACGGAGTAGTACGTGTGTTCTTTACCTGAAGGTCAGGGTGGTTCAAACACCTGTTAGGTCAAGAAGAATACTGTGGGACCAATTTCATAACATCAAGTACCCATCTGGATATGTTCCGAGGGATTCACTTAATGTGAATAATGATATCCTTGATTGGCATGGTGACCACTTGCACACAAATTTTCACATACTGTTCAACATGCTGAGAGATGCAGGATACTATGTTGAGACCCTTGGGTCACCACTTACCTGCTTTGACGCTAGCAATTATGGTACACTGCTCATGGTTGATCTTGAGGACGAGTACTTCAGTGAAGAGATTCAGAAACTCAGGGATGATGTTGTACACAAGGGGCTCGGCCTTGCTGTTTTTGCTGAATGGTATCATGTTGATACCATGGTGAAGATGACATTCTTTGATGAAAATACCCGCAGTTGGTGGAGTCCGCTTACTGGTGGTGCAAATATTCCTGCGCTTAATGAACTTTTGGCCCCATTTGGCATTGCTTTTGGGGACAAaatattgagtggtgatttctCAATCAATGGTGAGCAGTCCCACTATGCTTCTGGGACTGATATAGTGCAATTCCCAGCAGGAGGTTTTTTGCATGGCTTCGAACTCCAGGAAGACCCCAAAACTGCACAGAATAGCTCAACTCCAGATACACATAACTCCCAGTCCCAGGAGAAGAGCAAG CTCTCCTCGATTCTTGGTATGCTTGAAGCAGGCGAAGGGCGAATTGCAGTATATGGGGATTCAAATTGTCTTGACAGTAGTCACATGGTAACAAACTGTTATTGGCTTTTGAGAAAAATTGTGGAGTTTGCTGGCAATGGACTCAGAGATCCTGTCCTTTTCTCAGAAGCAACTCGGTTAAAATTTCCAGTTTTTGAGAACATCCAGAAACCCTTGCGTAGACCCGATGTAAATTTTTCAATGTTTTCATCTGTCATTGGCAAGGAATTGATATGTCACCAGGATTCCCGATTTGAAGTTTGGGGTACGAAAGGTTATGGTATCCAACCAACAGGCACAACAAGAAAGCTGCCAGAATACCAAAAGAATGAAGTTTCTAGTAGTCCCAATCGATTAATAAAATCTTCTTACAAGAGACAAGATGAAGCTGGCTTGCAAAAATCCATTTTAGCACCGAGTGCTAATAAATTTGATGATAAAAGAGATTATTTTGGCTTTATCAGCCATGAAGAG GTCGCAAGCCAATGGATGGTACCTGCTTGCTTTGCTGTCACTACTT GCATTTTGGTGTACCTCAGTTGCAGAGCTCAACAAAGGCGCCGTCGACCAAGGAAAGGGTCCGCAACCGGTCGTCTGTCAAGTTCGGTATAA